One segment of Fructilactobacillus hinvesii DNA contains the following:
- a CDS encoding 2,3-bisphosphoglycerate-dependent phosphoglycerate mutase, which produces MSKLVLIRHGESTANQQHVFTGWNDVSLTEQGKQDAQAAGERLRQLDLSFTAAHTSYLKRAIQSENIVLDSIDQLWIPQYKTWRLNERHYGALRGRKKPVVREEVGDEQFMQWRRSFTAVPPRLAEVTPKRRYARMGIQEPRAESLQMAYDRLLPYWQDQLAPRLLQNENQLIVAHGSSLRALIKYLEHLSDVAIDGVEVPNAQPIIYTLDNQLQILDKQILR; this is translated from the coding sequence ATGAGTAAATTAGTCTTGATTCGGCACGGGGAAAGTACCGCAAACCAGCAACACGTCTTTACGGGGTGGAATGACGTTTCGCTGACAGAACAGGGCAAGCAAGACGCGCAAGCAGCTGGAGAACGACTACGACAGTTGGACCTGTCCTTTACTGCGGCCCACACCTCTTATTTGAAACGCGCGATTCAGTCAGAAAACATCGTCTTAGACAGCATTGACCAGCTCTGGATTCCCCAGTACAAAACCTGGCGACTGAACGAACGGCACTACGGAGCGCTGCGGGGTCGCAAGAAACCAGTGGTCCGAGAGGAAGTCGGTGACGAACAGTTCATGCAGTGGCGCCGGAGTTTTACGGCCGTACCTCCGCGGTTAGCCGAGGTCACGCCCAAACGCCGTTACGCGCGAATGGGGATTCAAGAACCCCGGGCTGAAAGTTTGCAGATGGCCTATGACCGCTTGTTACCATACTGGCAGGATCAATTGGCCCCCCGGCTCCTACAAAACGAAAATCAGCTAATCGTGGCCCACGGGAGCTCGCTCCGGGCGTTGATTAAGTACCTCGAACACCTTTCCGACGTAGCGATTGATGGAGTTGAGGTTCCAAACGCCCAACCGATTATCTATACGTTAGATAATCAGTTGCAAATCCTGGATAAGCAGATTTTGCGGTAA
- a CDS encoding LCP family protein, translating to MTEKRNNQPDKRTGRNHFMNESQKPQQPTPKRSNQPKRPDPNAIEWHPKAWAWMAGLLILGLAIIAFAFFQYQRVSSTLNSTYSGGKNSRNVSKIIKQRKPFTVLLMGTDTGELGRTDKGRTDSMILATVNPNTKQTTFTSIPRDTKVVVPGDSQPYEKINAAYTIGGADTATEVVHKFFNVPVDFYAVVNMKGIKQMVNAVGGVDITPNLTFDYEGISVKKGKTEHMNGQTALQYSRMRYQDPLGDYGRQIRQRQVLNAILQKGLTIGNVGRYGEILKSLKGNLQTNLTFDDMVTIAGSYKDATKNLTQTALQCDNATVDGLSYQVAPNKEQLKVSNEIRKSLELPTESSLTSSQREVNSNEQDGEEEDDGSFFNGMDSVNNNNELPKN from the coding sequence ATGACAGAAAAGCGCAATAATCAGCCGGACAAACGCACCGGCCGCAACCATTTTATGAATGAATCACAAAAACCGCAACAACCAACGCCCAAGCGTTCCAATCAACCGAAGCGCCCCGATCCCAATGCGATAGAGTGGCATCCTAAGGCCTGGGCCTGGATGGCGGGGTTACTAATCCTAGGGCTCGCCATCATCGCGTTCGCCTTCTTCCAGTACCAGCGGGTTTCTTCCACGTTGAACTCAACCTATTCGGGAGGAAAGAACTCTCGCAACGTATCGAAGATCATTAAGCAGCGCAAGCCGTTCACCGTTCTCTTGATGGGAACGGATACCGGGGAACTGGGACGAACGGATAAAGGTCGGACGGACTCCATGATTTTGGCGACCGTGAACCCGAACACCAAGCAGACCACCTTTACCAGTATTCCACGGGATACCAAGGTCGTCGTGCCCGGAGATTCGCAACCCTACGAGAAGATTAACGCTGCCTACACAATTGGAGGCGCTGATACGGCCACGGAAGTCGTCCACAAGTTCTTCAACGTTCCCGTTGACTTCTATGCCGTCGTCAACATGAAGGGAATTAAGCAAATGGTGAACGCCGTGGGTGGCGTTGACATCACACCGAACCTGACCTTTGACTACGAAGGTATTAGCGTGAAAAAAGGTAAGACTGAGCATATGAACGGACAAACCGCCCTGCAGTACTCGCGGATGCGGTACCAAGATCCGCTCGGTGATTATGGGCGCCAAATTCGGCAACGCCAAGTTCTTAACGCCATTTTGCAAAAGGGATTAACGATTGGTAACGTAGGCCGATACGGTGAAATCCTGAAGAGCCTCAAAGGAAATCTGCAAACCAACCTGACCTTTGACGACATGGTTACGATTGCTGGCAGTTACAAGGACGCCACTAAGAATCTGACCCAAACTGCCCTGCAGTGTGATAATGCAACCGTCGATGGTTTAAGTTACCAAGTTGCTCCTAACAAGGAACAGTTGAAGGTTTCGAACGAGATTCGCAAGTCATTGGAGCTTCCAACCGAAAGTAGTCTGACATCATCACAACGTGAGGTTAACTCCAACGAACAAGACGGCGAAGAGGAAGACGACGGCTCGTTCTTTAACGGCATGGATTCTGTGAATAATAACAACGAATTACCCAAGAATTAA
- a CDS encoding SprT family protein, which yields MTDQQLQQLVETISTEAFHRPFCHHAYFNRRLQTTGGRYHLRSHDIDINPKMAQNPAVLTGVIKHELVHYHLHQTGKSGKHNSPEFKQLLQAVGGSRYAPRLTAPKYLYQCEHCGQQYPRQRRLNVNRYVCSRCRHRLKLVQNKSNP from the coding sequence ATGACCGACCAACAACTGCAACAACTGGTGGAAACCATTTCGACGGAAGCATTTCACCGTCCGTTTTGCCACCATGCCTACTTTAACCGGCGCCTCCAAACCACCGGAGGCCGCTATCACTTGCGGTCACATGACATTGATATTAACCCGAAGATGGCTCAGAATCCGGCGGTGCTCACTGGAGTCATTAAGCATGAGCTCGTACACTATCATCTGCACCAAACCGGCAAATCGGGAAAACACAACTCGCCTGAATTTAAACAACTCTTACAGGCCGTCGGGGGCAGTCGGTATGCGCCCCGGCTGACGGCTCCCAAATACCTGTATCAATGTGAACACTGTGGGCAGCAGTATCCGCGCCAACGTCGGCTGAACGTCAATCGCTATGTTTGCAGTCGGTGCCGGCACCGGTTAAAATTAGTCCAAAACAAATCAAATCCATAA